The window TCCCTGCGGCTACGGTCGTACCAATCCAATAGCGAGGCCCTGATTGTCTGAACATTGTCTATGCTGAACATAATATCTTCAATGTCAACAACTGCTTCACTTTTAGACGGACTTCGGCTCCGGCGTTTCCGTTTCGTCGTGGGTTTCTTTTTCCGACGAAAGTCAGTCTTTTTCTTCACATTCTCCTCGTTCTCATTCTTTTCTCCGTCGCTCATACTGCAACAGCCCGACCCACTACTCCGATTACTCGTCAGTAATCGCCCACAACTTCAAATTTGGCAAAGCAGAAAAATTGTAGATGAAGAGAAAGTTGCTGACCAAAGAGAAGGCGCAAGAAGAAATGAGAAACGACTATGGATGGAAGATGTAGCGATGTACGAGGACTTGGTCCATAATAAATGCAGAAAGGTTAGAAGAAAATCACCTGATTGGGGCGGGAAATACAAGTTTGACATCGATATGGGGTGTCAAAGCTAGAAGTGAATAACAATTCTACACTCTAGAGcatcatatatttaatttattttaggtTACACCactcttttattattattctttcgATGAATGTCCTTTTACCAAGGCTCAGTCCTGAACTGCTTAAATCCTAAACTGACATATGTTAACAAGTAGAAGATATATACTAGGAAGCAAAACAAAGCATGTCGAAGGAACTCAGCAAAATGAACATGTAACTTTGAAAAATTGATGTTTCTTATCTTTTCACAAATGTCACGACACAATAACCGATTTGTTCCACAACTCCATTTTTACAAGTTGAAATTACTCTTAAACAACCAACTCAATCTAAAACTGGATAAATGCAAATTTAACATAATATCTAACATTTTTCCCATCTATGTATTTGAAATAATCAAGAAAATGTTAGAAAAGACATTCTTAAACCACCTAGTTTTGTTCCCATTTTCTGTGCATATTTACATTTTAGGGCGGGCAAGTGTATTTTGTTGTCTAAGCAAGGATTTGAATCGTCCTTTTTCAAGCTGTTAAGATTTAGATCATGCCCATACTTTACATGATAAGTCTTTCAAAGCATCAAAACTACTCAAGTGTGACATTTGGTAccataaaatttgaagaatatataataaatagaaGGGGATAAGATCTTAACTTCCTGATATAACGATGTTAAAATATGACAGTGATAAACTACACTCGATCGGTATGTATACAAATGGTATCAAGTCTTTATTCAATAAAAACATAGTTAACGAACAAAAACGAGAGAATGCTACTGATTCAAGTAAACAAGAACAAAATCAAAGCtgctttcatttttttttttgttttcatttggATTTAGCTCATTCCTTTCCATTCCATATTGAGACTAATTTAAGCTTTTGCTGAGAAGCTGACATGAATGCCATCACCAAATTTGAGAATAGGACTTCGAGAAACTTCTCCTCCCTTCACCACTTTCCAACTGTAAAatgaaattcccaacatataaATAATTATGCAGTTTTTGTTGAGTTAAACAAAAGACGACAAATGAAAGTTTATATAACAAGTCATAGACTAATGAAAGATTACCTATACTTGGTGACAAGAGTGTGGAGGAAGATGGCCATGAAAACCCTGCTGTAATCTGCCCCGGCGCATTGTCGAGTTCCTCCTCCAAAAGGCTGCAAGTTCTTCGAAACCGAATACTGGTCTTGGTCCTACAACAATGTTATAACCTAATGAGTTGCAGATTCACACACCTCATATGTGCTTCCTACCTTAAGCTAAAATTATTTATGATGTCTATGTTTAATTACACGTTTGGAACACTTTAGTATACCTTCCAGCGCCATGGGTTGAAGTCCAAGGGATCCTTATGGGTTTCAGGGTTCAAATGAAGAGCTGAATTGGCAACCATTATCGTCCACCCTGCTGGAATTGTATATCCTGCATGCATTTTCACGACCAAACTCAACGTACGGCACATGTTGATACATGCATtatacaaattttttaatttaaatccAATATGGTTACTTACCTCTTATGTTCACATCTTTTGTAGTTCTCCGCAACAGAAAAGGCATTGCGTTTGATAATCTAAAAATTTCGTATATAACCTGTGCATGCATGTGCTATATTATTACATACATACAACTACTTCAACTCTAAACACCGTTACGTTTATCATAATTATAACTTACGTAAAGTGTAAATGTCATTGACTTGTATTCCTCCCATGTGATGGGAGATTCTGGATCTTTTCTCTGTTTCAAAAACTTCTCATGCTCAGCCTGTCGATGTATACCTTTTAGTTACTTTAGCCCAAGTTACAAATATATGCTTGAATTGACTCTCGAAGTGTTTTAAAATACTTTCGATAATTACTTACAGTCAACTCTTCAACGACGGATGGATTTTCTGCAAGTAACTTGAACATCAGGGTAAGAGATCCAGAAACAGAGCCACTGGCAAATAAAATACCAAACAACAAATTGACAACGAACTCTTCAGTGAGAAACTGTTCGTTTTCAATGTCGCGAAGGGCTTGATCGAGAAAATCCCCACGAGCAGCGGCAACGGAGGCTTGGTGCCTCTCTTTGACGAGAGTTTTGAACATGTTGACCAACTTCTTTTGTGCCTTAAGACACTTGTTATACTTAGTTCCTGGGATGTTCACTGGGAAAGACATGAAACCATCAGCTAATGTGATTAAGCTCTCACTTATATTCTCATTAGACTTTTCAGGGTCATATCCGAACATTACATCCGCATTGAAATCGTATAACATCTGCACACAACGATAATAAATTAATACAGTTAGTTTAGTATTTTTAAACTCTCATTTcctaactattttgtttttttggacTCGAAACATACGGTAAGAGTTCCGCGTTGCACTTCTACGGAGGGCTGGTTAGACCATTGGATGAGGACTTTATCAACGTATCGTTGGATATCAGCCAGTAGCTTGGACTTGAGACTTTCAGAACCGAAGTGGTTTAAAGTGATGCTTCGAAGGTACTTATGGATGGCTCCACCGGCGGTGGTTTTAGCCTCGCCGTCTTGCTTAAACACCTTGGAGATGGAATCTAGATACCAAAGCTCCACAGTCCTTCCCTCTTGGTTGTATATGAAACTGTTGATTTCAGGGTCAGCTGTTACAACAATGGATCGACCCACCAAACTCGTCCGGAATATGGGTCCATATCTGCACATTCAAAGACCAGAAAAGGTAAATTTGTGTTGgcaaataataaacaaataagagaagaagagatttaaaaaaaaaaaaaaaaaaaagaatagtaaagaacaattatTACTTCTGAACTCTTTTCTTGATGAAGGGAGGAAGGTCAAGAGTGTAACCGGGAGCAATGAGCTGAAGGGTTTCTCCGATGAGAGGGAAGCCCATGGAACCCGGAGGAAGAACTCCATTACATTTAGGATTTCTCCATCTATAAACCAAGTAGGTCAAACCTATAACCACCACTGCAGCGACCACGGCTAATCCGGTCACCGGCGTCGACATTATTGATGGAACCTCCAtaattttctcaaaaaaaatctctttctttcattaACAGCTAGCAAAGaaagagtatatatatatatatatatatatatatatatatatatgaagtatTTGTATCTTAGCTTTTGCAACATTATATTATCAAATCAATTAGTTTTTTCATTTCTCTCAACATCATTGGCCACGTGATACATGCCAAACCAGacccttctctctcttttttttcttttacaataatatatgtgggtttaatttcttttaaaataaagtttcattttttatatatatagtttaacaatttttgtttatatatatgttataaAGTAGTTGGCTGATTGGCAACTAGCAAGCACTGATGCATGTGTACTGTACACTGTGACTGTGAGCTGCTCATATGTGTGTGGTTATAATAATTAAGGAAGAATGGCAGTCCAAATCCAGAAAATAATATAAGATATTATTTGTGacctaaattaaactaaattaatcaTCAAGGTTTTGTCTCTCAAGAAACAATAATGTGATTCACGTGTTTTCTCATATAATATATCATATTATAAGGTAAGTTTTAATAATATTCAGAAGAAAAGAAGGTTGAAACATTCTAAACAATAGGAACTAATTAACTAAAAACTTTAAAACACTATTTTATAACTCTCATATCTTTGAATCTCCTGATTTTAGCACTTAAATTTAccatttaattttgaaatggtaattagtattttatatatatatatatattctatataagtttttttttaaacaaacaaCATAATTTAGAGgtaaatttaattcaaatttaattagGTTAGTTccacattttctaaattgcaaaaataacaaatttaaaaacaaatagcTCTCTCGTACTCCTTTGATAATTCTCTGACTATTGGTTGTTTTTTCTAAAGTTTTTTTGTCATATGATATGATGCAATTTTCCAAAGATTTATTAGAATTACATAAATTAAGTTTAGATATTACTATATAAATCATCAACCcatttgatattattttaaaaatcctTAGTTCTGCAagacaaaaaattaaaaattacaagACTACTAATTGTTTAAACCATGATAAATATATTGATATCTCAAATTCATAGAAATGCttataaaaatatcaataatATGTGAAGATCGAtgaaaatttctaaaatttatacaaattaaaaaaaatcaagtaaattacttaaattaaataaatattttatggtTTATTGTTTATATTATAGTCTCACATTAACAACATTTTATTACatattcttttaataaaataaaaatacaaattcATCCTCAACGTCGATATCTAATTCATAAAAACCTAAAAATATCAATAGAAACATcgaaaaaaatcaacaaaattttaatatcaaGATTCTCTACCCAACATAAAATCGAATTTTATATCTACTGCATCATGAATACATCATAGAGAAAATtatacaacaaaaaaaaaataaacaaatttaataatagtagaaaaaaaaaacacgtgATACACGATGAATGTTGCTCAAAAGATTTGACTTAAAACGGAGGCCCTTTGGGTTTGTTGTTCATTCATTTGTAACCAAATTTAAGTGAACGTAAGAGATCGATATCATATGGCTCCAAAAGTAGATATCATCAATGAAGAAATTATCAAACCTTCCATTCCAACCCCTAAAACCCTAAACCATTTGAATTTCTCCTTCTTAGATCAACTAGCTTTGCCTGTTTATGTTCCTCTACTTCTTTTCTACTCTCCCAAAAACAATCAAATTCCTTCCATTTCCCACCTCAAATCTTCACTCTCCAAAACCTTAACCCAGTTTTACCCGTTCGCCGGCCGAGTTAACGACGACAACCTCTCGATTTCTTGCACCGACGAAGGCGCTATCTTCGTTGAAGCTGAAACCAACTACTCTATCAACGACATTCTCACTCAACTCAATGTTGATTCCCTTAACCAATTCCTCCCTTTTCATCTCGCTAACAAAGGATGTATTGTACTCATCCAAACCACGACGTTTCAATGTGGAGGCATTACTGTTGGCTTACTCATGTCGCACAAGATTTCCGACGCGTCGTCCATTAGTTCGTTTGTCAAAACATGGACTTCCGTTCATGTTTCCGGTAACGATAATCCTCTGAGCGTTTCAAAACCCGAGTTCATTAGCGACAGTGTTTTGCCACCACCTAAGAATTTCCCAGTTACAACACCAACAACTCCAGATTCAGGAATTCACGCTAAAGGAATAACGAAGAGAATCGTTTTCTCTCATTCCAAAATCACTTCCCTTAAAGCTAAAGCTGCTAGTTCAACGGTAAAGAACCCAACACGTGTAGAAGCTGTAGCTGGTCTATTATGGAAATCCGCGATCTCTGCTTCAAGATCAACGTCCGGGCTTTCAAAAGCTTCCGTTCTTGGCCAAGCTGTGAATCTCCGGAAAAGATTAGAACCCAATTTACCCGACAACTCAGTAGGGAATGCCATCGGGTTTGTTACGCCGGAGACGGCAGTGGGAGCAGAGTTAGAGTTACAAAGTATGGTGGGGTTGATGAGGGAAGCGATTGAAGAGTTTAAGAAGAATGGGTACAAGAAATATCAAGATACAGAGGCTTACTTGAGCTATTTCAAAGCATTGATGGATCCAGATGGTCCGTATAACGGAGAGAAGAATTTCTATTTGTGTAGTAGTTGGAGCAGATTTGAATTTTACGAAGCGGATTTTGGATGGGGTTGCCCTGTTTGGTTCATTGGTGGGATTTCTATGTTTTCGAATTTTTTCTTGTTGTTGGATACAAGAGATGGAAAGGGAATCGAGGCATTGGTGAGTTTGAGTGAAGAAGATATGAGGCTGTTTGAATGTGACGAAGATTTGCTTGAATTTGGATCGTTTAATCCAAATGTTCTTCAGGTTGAAGATTAGTTTAAGATGTTTTGTAATAACGTTGGATTGCTACAAACTTTGATTCTCAGCTTCTTTTTGTTCGTTCTTATCTTctgtttttttaatttctattatttaaaaatgaaaatatgaaTAATTGAATATGGGTTTAATAGTTATTTcgtttttaatatatttttttcgtacattttttttaatttcaatattaCAATGTAATCATGTGTATAAGAAAATGATTGTAAATAACAGAactactaaaaatatttacaaatatataaaaatttcaTATTATATAGAAAATTATATTTGTAGACATTGATAAAAATCTATTATTGGTGTGTTTGAAAAATGAAGATTCGATTAGCTAGATGTCTTTAGCTAACACACGAGTTAATaactctttttttaaaaaaaaacatacgaGTTAATAATTGAGAGAATACTAAGTAAACATTACTATCAGAACATCGAACATTGGTAACCCTAGTTCGGTGACATAGCATCTACATCTGGAGTGCTTGACCGATGATAAGAGATTATATATTATGCTTTGTGATATAATTCACGATTACAGAGTTATGACATACAATACATACATCTATGCACATTCTTAATATATTGCACGTAGTGATAATATTTTACTGATAAATGGATCAAAAGAATAATCACTAATAATTGTCATAGTAGGACTAAGGAAACACTCCTTAATCAGACATCACCATATGCAATCGTTCGTTCAAGTATCACTTGATTGTCAATAATCTCCATTTTCTCTACCTATCATTGACTATAGAACTTCATTGATATTTTTCGATAATTCACCATAGAGCACATAAACTTCTTCGATCTTTCACTTATTGAAAGATCTTCTAGAAAACTAGAACACGATCTGCACACAATTCGAAAACATACTAGAATCGAATAAGAACAAAAGTCAGCATCCCAACAAAACTGAAAAAAAGGACCTAATCTCAACAAACACGTAAAACCGAAAACAACCCAAATCCAGAAGAATAAACTAATACAAAAATAACTTAATAGTTAAAGGAAGTGGGACCATAGTTATTCACATCAAAGTATATTTGATAAAatctattttattatattttgttataaatgttcattaattaataatatataatatatataaataatggTAAGAAAGTTATATGATCCAATACAAATAAGTTTTTCATGCAAAGCTGACTAgaataataaaattgtttttgtcAACAAATATTGCTCAAACTTGATTGGTAATATCATTTCGCTCAAAGCTATTATTTTTGTTAACCGAAGTAGAAGCAAATACAACTCAATTCTATTATTAGGCGTAAATCGTGCTAAATTAAAGTTAAAGTGCAACTAATGAATAACTTTTTAGGAGTAAAAAATCGTATTGGTAGAATTGGACATAATCTTATGATCACGAAGTTGAAAAGATTTTGATGCAGACACATTTGCAGAATAGCAATATTCAAAAACATGAACAAAATAGAGTTAgctttttcaaataaatttgaCGATccttttagaaatatatatagcTTTTTCAAACATGAACAATATATAGCTACTAAACTATATATGGTTCATGAGATCAATATTGGAATTCGTATATATCAATAGTCATATGGTATACCTAATCGTGTATCACGTACGTGATTTTCCTCCGCCTCGTACTAAACAACGTCATTCATGTAATTTACCCCATCCATTATTATATGTGGATtatttatttgtaaaaataatttgattacAAATAGTTTTGGTAGGTTTTTTACATaactataaataaataaataaatcacatACTTTTGATCATTATcgacaaaatttaaaattttgttatattttataaatattttgatttattatgTTATAGTTAAAAATGTTTCTTTTAGAAACTTGTATTTAAGCAATCtctaaataaatttttaatagaatttattaatCTATTAAACATGATTTTCATTAAAAGTTTATATCTAAAACAACGATTAATCTTGTTTTAATCTTAATTTAAGTACATactattcatatatatatatatgaagagTGTGATCGTAATAACTTGATTCGTAAAAGGGGACAAAGACAAAAACGTGAATCACGAGGTTAGAACAAGACGAAGAATGATGGATTTGTCTCTTTCTAAATTAATATATACACTTTGGCTTTACTTATTtcataaaatattgatattccTATCAACTCTTCTTCAATTCAATATGTTATCTTTAGCATTTAACTATGAGTTTTACTACCAAACTTTTTGTTGTATAACCTTTactaatatattttaaatttttattatcttaTATTTT is drawn from Cucumis melo cultivar AY chromosome 11, USDA_Cmelo_AY_1.0, whole genome shotgun sequence and contains these coding sequences:
- the LOC103498905 gene encoding beta-amyrin 16-alpha-hydroxylase CYP87D16-like; the encoded protein is MEVPSIMSTPVTGLAVVAAVVVIGLTYLVYRWRNPKCNGVLPPGSMGFPLIGETLQLIAPGYTLDLPPFIKKRVQKYGPIFRTSLVGRSIVVTADPEINSFIYNQEGRTVELWYLDSISKVFKQDGEAKTTAGGAIHKYLRSITLNHFGSESLKSKLLADIQRYVDKVLIQWSNQPSVEVQRGTLTMLYDFNADVMFGYDPEKSNENISESLITLADGFMSFPVNIPGTKYNKCLKAQKKLVNMFKTLVKERHQASVAAARGDFLDQALRDIENEQFLTEEFVVNLLFGILFASGSVSGSLTLMFKLLAENPSVVEELTAEHEKFLKQRKDPESPITWEEYKSMTFTLYVIYEIFRLSNAMPFLLRRTTKDVNIRGYTIPAGWTIMVANSALHLNPETHKDPLDFNPWRWKDQDQYSVSKNLQPFGGGTRQCAGADYSRVFMAIFLHTLVTKYSWKVVKGGEVSRSPILKFGDGIHVSFSAKA
- the LOC103498906 gene encoding BAHD acyltransferase BIA1-like is translated as MAPKVDIINEEIIKPSIPTPKTLNHLNFSFLDQLALPVYVPLLLFYSPKNNQIPSISHLKSSLSKTLTQFYPFAGRVNDDNLSISCTDEGAIFVEAETNYSINDILTQLNVDSLNQFLPFHLANKGCIVLIQTTTFQCGGITVGLLMSHKISDASSISSFVKTWTSVHVSGNDNPLSVSKPEFISDSVLPPPKNFPVTTPTTPDSGIHAKGITKRIVFSHSKITSLKAKAASSTVKNPTRVEAVAGLLWKSAISASRSTSGLSKASVLGQAVNLRKRLEPNLPDNSVGNAIGFVTPETAVGAELELQSMVGLMREAIEEFKKNGYKKYQDTEAYLSYFKALMDPDGPYNGEKNFYLCSSWSRFEFYEADFGWGCPVWFIGGISMFSNFFLLLDTRDGKGIEALVSLSEEDMRLFECDEDLLEFGSFNPNVLQVED